One part of the Francisella adeliensis genome encodes these proteins:
- the odhB gene encoding 2-oxoglutarate dehydrogenase complex dihydrolipoyllysine-residue succinyltransferase, with protein MVELKVPMFPESVADGTLAQWNKNEGDFVNEGDIVAEIETDKVVMEVPATASGVLKGIKKHTGDTVLSQEALAQIDADGSAEPSTKAEETAPVQTTASGTEVDVKAPVFPESVADGTVSEWHKNVGDAVAEGDILAEIETDKVVLEVPATVDGTLVAITKNAGDTVLSGESIAKLSEGSVAVSSVPANEDEKTGSNSNDPHLVPSARKAFNASGLDNASDIQGTGKKGRITTQDVKNASSVKVNQPEIATVPQGKRYEKRVKMTRLRKTIANRLVDVQQTNAILTTFNEVDMTAVMELRKKYKEMFAKEHDTKLGFMSFFLKASTEALKKFPDVNASIDGDDIVYHNYFDISIAVGTDRGLVVPVLKDVDDMSLADLENAVVDKAIKARDGKLTLEDMQGGTFTITNGGTYGSMLSTPIINSPQSAILGMHNIVERPMVVNGEIKIRPIMYLALSYDHRIIDGGTSVRFLKMIKELLEDPTRILLQV; from the coding sequence ATGGTTGAATTAAAAGTCCCAATGTTTCCGGAATCTGTAGCCGATGGTACACTAGCTCAATGGAATAAAAATGAAGGTGATTTTGTTAACGAAGGTGATATCGTTGCTGAAATTGAAACTGATAAAGTAGTAATGGAAGTTCCTGCTACGGCAAGTGGAGTGTTAAAAGGTATTAAAAAGCATACTGGTGATACAGTTTTGTCGCAAGAAGCTTTAGCGCAAATAGATGCTGATGGATCTGCTGAACCTAGCACAAAGGCTGAAGAAACTGCTCCAGTACAAACAACAGCATCAGGCACTGAAGTTGATGTTAAAGCTCCAGTATTTCCAGAATCAGTAGCTGATGGTACAGTTTCAGAATGGCATAAAAATGTTGGTGATGCTGTGGCTGAGGGTGATATTTTAGCTGAGATTGAAACAGATAAAGTAGTTTTAGAAGTTCCAGCAACTGTTGATGGTACATTAGTAGCTATTACAAAAAATGCTGGTGATACAGTTTTATCTGGTGAATCAATTGCGAAACTATCTGAAGGGTCAGTAGCTGTTAGTTCTGTACCAGCTAATGAAGATGAAAAGACAGGTTCTAACTCAAATGATCCTCATTTAGTACCGTCTGCTCGTAAAGCTTTTAATGCTAGTGGGTTAGATAATGCTAGTGATATACAAGGAACTGGTAAAAAAGGTCGTATAACAACTCAAGATGTGAAAAATGCATCTAGTGTAAAAGTAAATCAGCCAGAAATTGCTACTGTACCACAAGGTAAGAGATATGAAAAACGCGTTAAAATGACTCGTTTGCGTAAAACTATTGCTAATAGATTGGTAGATGTTCAGCAGACTAATGCAATTTTGACTACTTTTAATGAAGTTGATATGACTGCAGTTATGGAGCTTAGAAAAAAATACAAAGAGATGTTTGCAAAAGAGCATGATACTAAACTTGGCTTTATGTCTTTCTTCTTAAAAGCGTCTACAGAAGCTTTGAAAAAATTCCCAGATGTAAACGCATCTATTGATGGTGACGATATTGTTTATCATAACTATTTTGACATAAGTATAGCAGTTGGTACAGACCGAGGCTTAGTTGTTCCTGTGTTGAAAGATGTTGATGATATGAGTTTGGCAGATTTAGAAAATGCTGTAGTTGATAAGGCTATTAAAGCCAGGGATGGTAAACTAACTCTTGAAGATATGCAAGGTGGTACATTTACTATTACTAATGGTGGTACTTATGGTTCTATGCTTTCTACTCCAATCATCAATTCACCACAAAGTGCTATATTAGGCATGCATAATATCGTTGAAAGACCAATGGTTGTAAATGGTGAAATAAAAATTCGTCCAATTATGTATTTAGCATTATCTTATGATCATAGAATCATTGATGGTGGTACTTCTGTAAGGTTCTTGAAGATGATTAAAGAACTTCTTGAAGACCCAACTAGAATTTTACTACAAGTATAG
- a CDS encoding 2-oxoglutarate dehydrogenase E1 component, whose product MKKNQPDFSQWLETTQFSGGNLEYLESIYDDYIIGNREGLDPEWVSFFDSVANETDTVHRDVVNEFKGLAKNKTNTVVVAGESDISLKAKALLKAYRSHAYKSAKIDPLGLTQYDRDSDLEISAHGLSESDLSESVNLGGFTNNKEMLLKDVISKLKSVYESSVGYEYRYISNKSEKLWLQDRIESDTTPTMEQKKWILQQLVAAEGLEKFLALRYVGQKRFGVEGGESMIPSLQHLIEKAVSRHSTKFVQLGMAHRGRLNVLVNVLGKNPKELFEEFEGKQSEKTLSGDVKYHMGYSNYRSIDGKEAKIALAFNPSHLEAVDPVVEGAAKAIQDKLDGNVFNKVLPILIHGDSAFCGQGVVMETFGFSLTEAYGTGGTVHLVVNNQVGFTTASKNGVNRSSNYSTDIAKMVDAPIFHVNGDDPEAVVRVTDIALEYRMKFNKDVVIDLICYRRNGHNETDEPSGTQPKMYEVIKKHPTTLTLYSDKAMKEGVVDSELYSRYMANYRSKLTDGKVTVDILDRSVVADHLKVSDWLPYTGTQETDYDYKTISQDHLRELAMKMCTVPENIKVQMQVKKALTDREKMANGELPLNWGFAETLAYATLLDEGYPVRLSGEDSGRGTFSHRHSVVKNMNTDQSPEEYIPLEHIKEGVRFDVIDSTLSEYGVLGFEYGYSCYSPKSLVIWEAQFGDFVNTAQVVIDQFLVAAEEKWGILSGLTLFLPHGQEGAGAEHSSGRLERFLSSCANQNMQVCTPTTPAQIYHLLRRQVIRPLRKPLIVMTPKSLLRNPKAVSSLEELSKGHFEKVIDDSQANANKVTKIILCNGKVYYDLMTKKTDKHEHIAVVRIEELYPTPREDIGKILAKYKNAKKVVWLQEEPQNKGSWYHIRGKLEKLLDDKQTLEVVARERSSAPAVGYHALYTKQQEEIVNKALEI is encoded by the coding sequence ATGAAAAAAAACCAACCTGATTTTAGTCAATGGCTAGAAACCACTCAGTTTTCTGGTGGTAATCTAGAATATCTTGAATCAATATATGATGATTATATTATAGGCAATCGCGAAGGATTAGATCCTGAGTGGGTGTCTTTTTTTGATTCTGTAGCTAACGAAACTGATACTGTACATAGAGATGTAGTTAATGAGTTTAAAGGTTTAGCTAAGAATAAGACAAACACTGTAGTTGTAGCAGGCGAGAGTGATATCAGCTTAAAAGCAAAAGCTTTGTTAAAGGCGTATCGTTCACATGCTTATAAATCAGCTAAGATTGACCCTCTTGGGCTTACGCAGTATGATAGAGACTCGGATCTTGAAATATCTGCACATGGTTTATCAGAGAGTGATTTGTCTGAGTCAGTTAACTTAGGTGGCTTTACAAACAATAAAGAAATGCTTCTAAAAGATGTTATCAGTAAACTTAAGTCAGTATACGAGTCAAGCGTAGGCTATGAATATAGGTATATTAGTAACAAATCAGAAAAGCTTTGGCTTCAAGACAGAATTGAAAGCGATACTACCCCAACAATGGAGCAGAAAAAATGGATCCTTCAGCAGTTAGTAGCCGCTGAAGGACTAGAGAAGTTTTTGGCTTTAAGATATGTTGGGCAGAAAAGATTTGGTGTAGAAGGAGGTGAGTCAATGATACCTTCACTACAGCACCTTATCGAGAAAGCAGTATCAAGACATTCAACAAAATTTGTGCAATTAGGAATGGCTCATAGAGGCCGTTTAAACGTACTTGTAAATGTTTTGGGTAAAAATCCAAAAGAGCTTTTTGAAGAGTTTGAGGGTAAGCAAAGTGAGAAAACGCTATCAGGCGATGTAAAGTATCACATGGGTTATTCAAACTATCGTAGTATTGATGGTAAAGAAGCTAAAATTGCATTGGCATTTAATCCATCTCATCTTGAAGCGGTTGATCCTGTTGTTGAAGGTGCTGCAAAAGCTATTCAAGACAAGTTAGATGGTAATGTCTTTAATAAAGTTCTTCCTATTTTAATACATGGAGACTCTGCCTTCTGTGGTCAGGGTGTTGTAATGGAAACATTTGGTTTTTCATTAACAGAAGCATATGGTACGGGTGGTACAGTACACTTGGTAGTAAATAACCAAGTTGGGTTTACTACAGCAAGTAAAAATGGTGTAAATAGAAGTAGTAATTACTCTACAGATATAGCAAAAATGGTTGATGCACCAATATTTCATGTAAATGGTGATGATCCTGAAGCTGTTGTAAGAGTTACAGATATTGCACTAGAATATCGCATGAAATTTAACAAAGATGTTGTTATTGATTTAATTTGTTATCGTAGAAATGGTCATAATGAAACTGATGAACCTTCGGGAACTCAGCCAAAAATGTATGAAGTTATCAAAAAGCACCCTACAACTTTAACACTTTATAGCGATAAGGCTATGAAAGAGGGTGTGGTTGATAGTGAACTATATTCTCGTTATATGGCAAATTATCGTAGTAAACTTACAGATGGTAAAGTAACGGTTGATATTTTAGATAGAAGTGTGGTTGCTGATCATTTAAAAGTATCTGATTGGTTACCTTATACGGGCACACAAGAAACTGATTATGACTATAAAACTATCTCTCAAGATCATTTAAGAGAGTTGGCTATGAAGATGTGTACTGTGCCAGAGAATATCAAGGTACAGATGCAGGTCAAAAAAGCTCTTACTGATAGAGAGAAAATGGCTAATGGCGAATTACCATTAAATTGGGGTTTTGCTGAAACGCTTGCATATGCAACGCTTTTAGATGAAGGATACCCTGTAAGACTGTCTGGTGAAGATAGTGGTAGAGGTACATTTTCACATCGTCATTCTGTTGTTAAAAACATGAATACAGATCAAAGTCCTGAAGAGTACATACCTCTTGAGCATATCAAAGAAGGTGTTAGATTTGATGTGATTGACTCAACACTTTCAGAGTATGGAGTGCTTGGTTTTGAGTATGGGTATAGTTGTTATAGTCCTAAATCTTTAGTGATATGGGAAGCGCAGTTTGGTGACTTTGTGAATACAGCTCAAGTTGTTATAGATCAATTTTTAGTGGCAGCAGAAGAAAAGTGGGGTATATTATCTGGCTTAACTTTATTCTTACCACATGGTCAAGAGGGAGCTGGAGCTGAGCATTCATCAGGTAGGCTTGAGAGATTTTTAAGCTCTTGTGCTAATCAAAATATGCAAGTTTGTACACCTACAACACCAGCACAGATATACCATTTATTAAGAAGACAAGTTATCAGACCACTTAGAAAACCTCTAATAGTGATGACACCAAAGAGTCTACTTAGAAACCCTAAGGCAGTTTCTTCTTTAGAAGAGCTTTCAAAAGGTCATTTTGAAAAGGTTATAGATGATAGCCAAGCTAATGCTAATAAGGTTACAAAAATCATACTTTGTAATGGTAAAGTTTATTATGATCTTATGACTAAGAAAACTGATAAGCATGAACATATAGCAGTGGTGAGAATTGAAGAGCTTTACCCTACACCTCGAGAAGATATCGGCAAGATACTAGCAAAATATAAGAATGCTAAAAAAGTAGTCTGGCTTCAAGAAGAACCTCAGAATAAAGGTTCTTGGTATCATATTCGTGGAAAGTTAGAGAAGTTGTTGGATGATAAGCAAACATTAGAGGTTGTAGCAAGAGAAAGATCTTCTGCACCGGCTGTTGGTTATCATGCGCTGTATACAAAACAGCAAGAAGAAATTGTTAATAAAGCATTAGAAATATAA
- a CDS encoding MFS transporter encodes MNKQEKQLLFFLPVLNLLCGVSIDSYSPALPDVANYFSTSSSMAQSTITIMIVGFAIGQFVFGFLSDLYGRHKTIILSLIIYILATVLILCTKSILALIVLRFIQGIMCGSFAVNSRAVAMDKFKGHSFKLVIVYLSLAWGIGPIISPYLGGVLVTYFNWQAIFIVTLIYAIILLVASIKLIDRKICGSKQLSDYINISREIIIDKEFISRTGILGLCFSQAVIFNITAPFWSVNIFKQLPDAFGLAALISGLGYFVGTLVNKQLINKVACNKLILFGLTIGSMSSLIFSFVSYESIYTVALTVAAINFGSGFIFANIMAENMSRFCNYGGVFSALQGSITIIIGFAIALAVSFLNQPTISNIGAVYLLVSVMQIFLFIKIMYSRSMYRIIFEKI; translated from the coding sequence ATGAATAAACAAGAGAAACAGTTACTATTTTTTTTACCAGTCTTAAATTTATTATGTGGCGTAAGCATTGATTCATATTCACCGGCACTACCTGATGTTGCTAATTATTTTTCTACTTCAAGTTCTATGGCTCAATCGACAATTACTATAATGATAGTAGGTTTTGCTATTGGACAATTTGTTTTTGGGTTTTTATCTGATTTGTATGGTAGGCATAAAACTATAATACTATCTTTAATAATTTACATACTTGCTACGGTTTTAATTCTTTGTACTAAATCTATATTAGCTCTAATAGTATTGAGATTTATTCAAGGGATTATGTGTGGGTCATTTGCAGTTAATTCGCGAGCTGTAGCCATGGATAAGTTTAAGGGGCATAGCTTTAAGCTAGTAATTGTTTATTTATCTTTAGCTTGGGGGATTGGGCCAATAATATCACCATATCTTGGTGGTGTCTTAGTAACATATTTCAATTGGCAAGCTATATTCATTGTAACACTGATATATGCAATTATATTATTGGTTGCTTCGATAAAATTAATTGATAGAAAAATTTGTGGAAGTAAACAGTTGTCTGATTATATAAATATTTCTAGAGAAATAATTATAGATAAAGAGTTTATTTCTAGAACAGGAATTTTAGGGTTATGTTTTTCTCAGGCAGTTATTTTCAATATTACGGCACCATTTTGGTCAGTAAATATATTTAAACAATTACCTGATGCTTTTGGACTAGCTGCTCTTATTTCGGGGTTAGGTTATTTTGTAGGAACATTAGTTAATAAGCAATTAATTAATAAGGTAGCTTGTAATAAACTCATTTTATTTGGGCTAACTATAGGAAGCATGAGTTCTTTAATCTTTTCATTTGTTAGTTATGAGTCAATTTATACAGTTGCATTAACTGTGGCAGCAATTAATTTTGGCTCTGGTTTTATATTTGCTAATATAATGGCTGAAAATATGTCTAGGTTTTGTAATTATGGGGGAGTATTTTCTGCTTTACAAGGTAGCATAACTATTATTATAGGTTTTGCTATAGCACTAGCGGTATCGTTTTTAAATCAGCCAACAATATCAAATATTGGTGCTGTCTATCTATTAGTTTCAGTTATGCAAATATTTCTTTTTATAAAGATAATGTATTCTAGAAGTATGTATAGAATTATTTTTGAGAAAATATAA
- a CDS encoding adenine phosphoribosyltransferase has product MSLEFIESKIITVPDYPKPGIMFRDITPLLADPEGLRKTTFEMKKALESKNIKPTIIAGTESRGFIFGVALAEALGLGFVPVRKPGKLPRAIYSVSYDLEYGSDSLEIHQDAFSKDDKVLVVDDLLATGGTAKATAELIEKTQANVCGMIFVMELDGLGGREKLAGHDITALLKF; this is encoded by the coding sequence ATGAGTTTAGAATTTATTGAAAGCAAAATTATCACTGTGCCTGACTATCCTAAACCAGGCATTATGTTCCGTGACATTACACCATTATTAGCTGATCCAGAAGGCTTACGCAAAACTACTTTTGAGATGAAAAAAGCTTTAGAGAGTAAAAATATTAAGCCAACAATCATCGCAGGAACTGAAAGTCGAGGATTTATTTTTGGTGTGGCGTTAGCAGAAGCGTTAGGTCTTGGATTTGTGCCTGTGCGTAAGCCAGGTAAGTTACCTAGAGCGATTTATAGTGTAAGCTATGATTTAGAATATGGAAGCGATAGCTTGGAGATTCACCAGGATGCTTTTTCAAAAGATGATAAAGTTCTTGTTGTAGACGATTTACTTGCCACTGGTGGTACAGCTAAAGCTACAGCAGAGCTTATCGAAAAAACACAAGCCAATGTTTGTGGAATGATATTTGTAATGGAGCTAGATGGTTTAGGTGGTCGTGAAAAGCTTGCAGGACATGATATTACAGCACTATTAAAGTTTTAA
- the secG gene encoding preprotein translocase subunit SecG — MYSIILTIDVIAALAIIVLVLLQQGKGADMGVSFGAGSSNTVFGSKGSASFLFKATIFCTAVFFVGCLTLGYLGKSPKAATTDTSAKSIANQYDYEQYQKETGQDKATKQVQDIVAKTNAATQSK, encoded by the coding sequence ATGTACTCAATAATTTTAACAATAGATGTAATAGCAGCTTTAGCTATTATTGTACTAGTACTTTTACAGCAAGGAAAAGGCGCCGATATGGGCGTATCTTTTGGCGCTGGTTCTTCAAATACTGTATTTGGTAGTAAAGGTTCGGCATCATTTTTATTTAAAGCGACAATTTTCTGCACAGCGGTATTTTTTGTTGGATGCTTAACTCTTGGTTATCTTGGTAAAAGTCCTAAAGCAGCAACTACAGATACTTCTGCTAAGTCTATTGCTAATCAGTACGACTATGAGCAATACCAAAAAGAGACTGGTCAAGATAAAGCAACGAAACAAGTACAAGATATTGTTGCAAAAACAAATGCAGCAACACAATCTAAATAA
- the glmM gene encoding phosphoglucosamine mutase, giving the protein MAKYFGTDGIRGEVGNSTITAEFVQKLGNAVGSVLNDKKKKKLVIIGQDTRSSGNMLKYALVSGLNGAGIDVLDLGVVPTPVVAFITVKHQASAGFVITASHNKFTDNGIKLFSSDGFKLDDGLEAVVESKIDSPFEYQKDYKFGNYTLVESLVNDYLNDCHSKFKDIVSYTGKVVVDCANGAASNHFESLLDMFGIDYITIASDPDGVNINVDCGATCIDNIAKAVQEHNADLGISLDGDADRIMIVDEKGDLIDGDGILNIISQFSDICGGTDGIVGTQMTNMSYENHYKQNDIPFIRSKVGDRYVLEDLVKYGYKIGGESSGHVINLNFGTTGDALFTAAQLLAIFSQYNKPVSQFKLAGELMQQVLINVPLAKKVTPKDLDKLANDVAQTETELASHGRVLLRPSGTEPVLRVMVEADDKGLAQKHAEYLVEKVKEKI; this is encoded by the coding sequence ATGGCTAAGTATTTTGGAACTGATGGTATAAGAGGAGAAGTTGGTAATTCAACTATTACAGCAGAATTTGTGCAAAAACTAGGTAATGCTGTTGGCTCCGTATTAAACGATAAAAAGAAGAAAAAACTAGTAATTATAGGCCAAGATACACGTAGCTCAGGTAATATGCTTAAGTATGCTCTAGTGTCTGGTTTAAATGGTGCTGGTATTGATGTTTTAGATTTAGGGGTTGTACCAACTCCAGTTGTTGCTTTTATAACTGTTAAGCATCAAGCGTCAGCAGGTTTTGTTATCACGGCATCACATAACAAATTTACTGATAATGGTATTAAGCTTTTTTCATCAGATGGTTTTAAGCTAGATGATGGCTTAGAGGCTGTTGTTGAGTCTAAAATAGATAGCCCTTTTGAATACCAAAAAGATTATAAGTTTGGTAACTACACTCTTGTAGAAAGTTTAGTTAATGATTATTTAAATGATTGTCACTCTAAATTCAAAGACATAGTTTCTTATACTGGAAAGGTTGTGGTCGACTGTGCTAATGGTGCTGCATCAAACCATTTTGAATCTTTGCTTGATATGTTTGGAATAGATTATATTACAATTGCATCTGATCCTGATGGTGTAAACATAAATGTGGATTGTGGAGCTACTTGTATTGATAATATAGCAAAAGCAGTACAAGAACATAATGCTGATTTAGGGATTTCACTTGATGGTGATGCTGATAGAATCATGATCGTTGATGAAAAAGGTGATTTGATAGATGGTGATGGTATTTTAAATATCATTTCACAGTTTAGTGACATTTGTGGTGGTACAGATGGTATAGTCGGTACACAAATGACAAATATGAGCTATGAAAATCATTATAAGCAAAATGATATTCCATTTATTCGCTCAAAAGTTGGTGACAGGTATGTTCTTGAAGATCTAGTAAAGTATGGTTATAAGATTGGTGGAGAGTCATCAGGCCATGTAATAAACCTAAATTTTGGTACGACTGGAGATGCTTTATTTACAGCCGCGCAATTATTAGCTATATTCTCTCAATATAATAAACCGGTTTCACAATTTAAGTTAGCTGGTGAGCTTATGCAACAAGTACTTATAAATGTGCCTTTAGCAAAGAAAGTAACACCCAAAGATTTAGACAAATTAGCAAATGATGTTGCTCAGACGGAGACAGAGTTAGCTTCACATGGAAGAGTGCTTTTAAGACCTTCTGGAACTGAGCCTGTACTTCGTGTAATGGTAGAAGCAGATGATAAGGGTTTAGCTCAAAAGCATGCAGAATACCTGGTAGAGAAAGTAAAAGAAAAAATCTAA
- a CDS encoding amino acid permease produces MQKKTKFNKFDYSWLIISIGMAVGAGIVLVPVTAGIVGFAIFAISILVAYPGIYLFQRLYIRTLFASKEPKLYKEVVGELLGSRWSFFLGMLYFLMMVIWTVIYAEVVAKSLAAYLYIFKFTDNPHLEQNIIYSALLMLIMIFIGIKSQKLLVRVSSFLVCALVIAVILASIFLIPLWSLDNIATLPRENSEFITRTVFMLPFSLTSILFIQSLSPMVSAYRIHYSGLKNDELVLQKTLRTMKIAFILLVSLIGFYILSFSLVIPKEFAQEAAAGNQSAFVLLEQHGLSSVVLHVCGVVISVCAILTSFLSILSGMTESLKGLLKTGLSKFNLYEIIGPKSIDVLVVTIIFLLTWLSIVFDAPIYNLVPLSGPIFGILGCLAPAYMVYKVPSLHVYKSKSIYFIIFIGIVLIISPLLPSAV; encoded by the coding sequence ATGCAAAAAAAAACTAAGTTTAATAAATTTGATTATAGCTGGCTAATAATCAGTATAGGAATGGCTGTTGGGGCTGGAATTGTATTAGTTCCTGTTACTGCAGGTATCGTTGGGTTTGCAATATTTGCGATATCAATTTTAGTAGCTTACCCTGGTATATATTTATTTCAGAGGCTATATATTCGTACATTATTTGCTTCAAAAGAGCCTAAACTTTATAAAGAAGTAGTAGGTGAGTTATTGGGAAGCAGATGGTCATTTTTCTTGGGGATGCTCTACTTCCTGATGATGGTCATTTGGACCGTAATTTACGCCGAAGTTGTTGCTAAATCATTAGCAGCATATCTATATATCTTCAAATTTACAGACAACCCTCATCTTGAGCAAAATATAATATATAGTGCTTTACTAATGCTAATAATGATTTTTATAGGCATAAAGAGCCAAAAGCTACTAGTAAGAGTTTCATCTTTCTTGGTTTGTGCACTAGTAATAGCTGTTATTTTAGCTTCGATATTTCTAATACCTTTATGGTCATTAGATAATATAGCTACCCTACCAAGGGAAAATAGTGAGTTTATAACCCGGACTGTTTTTATGTTGCCTTTTTCTTTGACCTCAATACTTTTTATACAGTCATTAAGCCCGATGGTTTCAGCCTATAGAATTCATTATTCAGGCCTTAAGAATGATGAATTAGTTTTGCAAAAAACATTGAGAACGATGAAAATAGCATTCATCTTATTGGTTAGTTTGATAGGCTTTTATATACTTTCATTTTCACTTGTAATTCCTAAGGAATTTGCACAGGAGGCTGCAGCAGGAAATCAGTCTGCTTTTGTACTACTAGAGCAGCATGGATTATCAAGTGTAGTTTTACATGTTTGTGGGGTTGTTATAAGTGTTTGTGCAATTTTAACTTCATTTTTGAGTATATTATCAGGCATGACAGAATCTTTGAAAGGACTCTTAAAGACTGGTCTTTCTAAGTTTAACTTATATGAAATAATAGGCCCTAAGAGTATAGATGTGCTAGTTGTTACAATAATATTTTTATTGACGTGGTTATCAATAGTATTTGACGCACCTATCTACAACCTAGTGCCACTATCTGGGCCGATATTTGGAATACTAGGATGTTTAGCTCCAGCATATATGGTATATAAAGTTCCTTCACTACATGTGTATAAATCAAAAAGTATTTATTTCATTATTTTTATTGGTATTGTTTTGATAATTTCACCATTACTACCTTCAGCAGTCTAG
- the tpiA gene encoding triose-phosphate isomerase, translating into MQKLIMGNWKMNGNTQSIKELCAGIATAKFDSSKVSVAVFPSSVYVKETIAQLPKEIGVGLQNITFNDDGAFTGELSKTMLEDLGCDYLLIGHSERRSLFGETDECVFKKLLKVIDTDITPVVCIGESLEDREGGKLEEVLASQLALVLQNLSVEQLSKVVIAYEPVWAIGTGVVASLEQIQDTHKFIRSMIARIDENLAKNIKIVYGGSLKAANAKDILSLADVDGGLIGGASLKASEFNEIINQANIICTQ; encoded by the coding sequence ATGCAAAAATTAATAATGGGTAATTGGAAGATGAATGGTAACACTCAAAGCATTAAAGAGCTTTGTGCTGGTATTGCGACTGCTAAATTTGATAGCTCAAAGGTAAGTGTTGCTGTATTTCCATCTAGTGTATATGTAAAAGAAACTATTGCTCAATTACCAAAAGAAATTGGTGTGGGTTTGCAAAATATCACATTTAATGATGATGGTGCTTTCACTGGAGAACTTTCAAAAACTATGCTTGAAGATTTAGGTTGTGATTACCTATTAATCGGTCATTCGGAGAGAAGATCTTTGTTTGGTGAAACAGATGAATGTGTATTTAAAAAGCTACTAAAAGTTATAGATACTGATATAACTCCTGTGGTGTGCATAGGTGAATCATTAGAAGATAGAGAGGGTGGTAAGCTTGAAGAAGTTTTAGCATCTCAGTTAGCTTTAGTGTTACAAAATTTATCTGTAGAGCAGTTAAGTAAAGTAGTGATCGCATACGAGCCTGTATGGGCAATAGGTACAGGTGTTGTAGCATCTCTTGAACAGATTCAAGATACACATAAGTTCATCAGATCCATGATAGCTAGAATAGATGAAAATCTTGCTAAAAACATTAAAATAGTGTATGGTGGTAGCCTTAAAGCAGCAAATGCTAAAGACATTTTGAGTCTAGCGGATGTTGATGGTGGATTGATTGGTGGAGCATCACTGAAAGCTTCTGAGTTTAACGAAATAATAAATCAAGCAAATATAATATGTACTCAATAA
- the soxR gene encoding redox-sensitive transcriptional activator SoxR, with translation MKKNLSVGEVAERCNIKVSTVHHYENKGLIHGWRNSGNQRRFSRDVLRRISIIKAAQKVGIKLDDIKASFSHLPKKQTPDESDWQRLSMVWKKDLNEKIDYLTKLRDNLSSCIGCGCLSLDRCPLYNKDDKFGKIAKGADIFYRK, from the coding sequence ATGAAAAAAAATCTAAGTGTAGGAGAGGTTGCTGAAAGATGTAATATAAAGGTTTCGACAGTCCATCATTATGAGAACAAAGGATTAATACATGGTTGGCGTAACTCCGGAAACCAAAGAAGATTTAGTCGAGATGTGCTTCGTAGAATATCAATAATTAAAGCAGCACAAAAAGTAGGAATTAAGCTAGATGATATAAAAGCTTCATTTTCACATTTACCAAAAAAACAGACCCCAGATGAAAGTGATTGGCAACGACTATCTATGGTTTGGAAAAAAGACCTAAATGAAAAAATAGACTACTTAACTAAGCTCAGAGATAATTTATCAAGCTGCATAGGTTGTGGTTGTTTATCTTTAGATAGATGCCCTCTATACAATAAAGATGATAAATTTGGAAAAATCGCTAAAGGTGCAGATATTTTTTATAGAAAATAG